In Afipia sp. GAS231, a single window of DNA contains:
- the ligA gene encoding NAD-dependent DNA ligase LigA, whose amino-acid sequence MAVKAKKPLTEVAKLTKARAKVEHMRLTLEIEGHNERYYQKDAPTVSDAAYDALRQRLEAIEAKFPDLVSKESPTQKVGAAPARGFAKVQHVVPMLSLGNAFSDEDVTEFVERIQRFLKLDADEIPAITAEPKIDGLSLSLRYENGELVRAATRGDGFEGEDVTANVRTIKDIPHALKGRNIPAACEMRGEVYMLKKDFLELNKKQAEADDTVFANPRNSAAGSLRQKDVSITASRPLKFFAYTWGEMSERPAETQHGMLEWMDKAGFVVNPRTKLCKSIDDVLKFYRKIGDERASLGYDIDGVVYKVDRLDWQDRLGFVSRSPRWAIAHKFAAEQATTVLNGIDIQVGRTGALTPVARLAPVTVGGVVVQNATLHNEDYIKGIGNDGSPIRDGVDIRVGDTVIVQRAGDVIPQVANVVLEKRPANAKPYKFPEVCPVCGSHAVREDDEVVRRCTGALICPAQATERLKHFVSRLAFDIDGLGDKQIQEFYEDGLVMSAVDIFTLQKRDARSTAKLAEREGYGETSVRNLFAAIDARRNIELHRLIFALGIRHVGEGNAKLLARHYGTIENFREAMLAAAKGAEAEENETEAYQDLNNIGGIGEIVADAVVEFFAEPRNVKALGELLREIEVKPAEQPRKSSPVSDKTVVFTGSLTKFTRDEAKAVAERLGAKVAGSVSKKTDYVVAGEDAGSKLAKARELGVAVLTEDEWLELIGE is encoded by the coding sequence ATGGCCGTGAAAGCGAAGAAACCCCTCACCGAAGTCGCCAAGTTGACCAAGGCGCGGGCCAAGGTCGAGCATATGCGCCTCACACTGGAGATCGAGGGCCACAACGAGCGTTATTACCAGAAGGATGCGCCGACCGTGTCTGACGCCGCCTACGACGCGTTGCGTCAGCGGCTGGAAGCGATCGAGGCGAAATTTCCCGATCTCGTCAGCAAGGAATCGCCGACGCAGAAGGTCGGCGCCGCGCCGGCGCGCGGGTTCGCCAAGGTCCAGCATGTCGTTCCGATGCTGTCGCTCGGCAATGCCTTTAGCGACGAGGATGTCACCGAGTTCGTCGAACGTATCCAGCGCTTTCTCAAGCTCGATGCCGACGAGATACCTGCGATCACCGCCGAACCCAAGATCGACGGGCTGTCGCTGTCGCTGCGCTACGAGAATGGCGAACTGGTGCGCGCCGCCACCCGCGGCGACGGTTTTGAAGGAGAGGACGTCACCGCCAATGTCCGCACCATCAAGGATATTCCGCACGCGCTGAAGGGTCGCAACATTCCGGCCGCCTGCGAAATGCGCGGCGAAGTCTATATGCTCAAGAAAGATTTTCTCGAGCTGAACAAGAAGCAGGCCGAGGCCGACGACACCGTGTTCGCCAATCCGCGCAATTCGGCGGCGGGCTCGCTGCGCCAGAAGGACGTCTCGATCACGGCATCGCGGCCGCTAAAATTCTTTGCCTATACCTGGGGCGAGATGAGCGAGCGGCCGGCCGAGACGCAGCACGGCATGCTGGAGTGGATGGACAAGGCCGGCTTTGTCGTCAATCCGCGCACCAAACTGTGCAAGAGCATCGATGATGTCCTGAAATTCTATCGCAAGATCGGCGACGAGCGCGCCTCGCTCGGCTACGACATCGACGGCGTGGTCTACAAGGTCGATCGTCTCGACTGGCAGGATCGCCTCGGCTTCGTGTCGCGCAGCCCGCGCTGGGCGATCGCGCACAAGTTCGCGGCGGAGCAGGCGACGACGGTTTTGAACGGCATCGACATCCAGGTCGGCCGCACCGGGGCGCTGACGCCGGTGGCGCGGCTGGCGCCGGTTACGGTCGGCGGCGTCGTGGTGCAGAACGCCACGCTGCACAACGAGGACTACATCAAGGGCATCGGCAACGACGGCAGCCCGATCCGCGACGGCGTCGATATCCGCGTCGGCGATACCGTGATCGTGCAACGCGCCGGCGACGTGATTCCGCAGGTCGCCAATGTCGTGCTGGAGAAGCGGCCGGCGAACGCAAAACCGTACAAGTTTCCCGAAGTTTGCCCGGTGTGCGGCAGTCATGCCGTCCGCGAGGACGATGAGGTGGTGCGCCGCTGCACCGGCGCGCTGATCTGTCCGGCGCAGGCGACAGAACGGCTGAAGCATTTCGTCTCGCGGCTGGCGTTCGATATCGACGGCCTCGGCGACAAGCAGATTCAGGAGTTTTACGAGGACGGTCTGGTGATGTCGGCGGTCGATATCTTCACGCTGCAGAAGCGCGATGCGCGCTCGACCGCCAAGCTCGCCGAGCGCGAGGGCTATGGCGAAACCTCGGTGCGCAATCTCTTCGCGGCGATCGACGCCCGCCGCAATATCGAGCTGCACCGGCTGATCTTCGCGCTCGGCATCCGCCACGTCGGCGAGGGCAACGCCAAATTGCTGGCGCGGCACTACGGCACCATCGAGAATTTCCGCGAGGCGATGCTGGCCGCCGCCAAGGGAGCTGAGGCCGAGGAAAACGAGACCGAGGCCTATCAGGATCTCAACAATATCGGCGGCATCGGCGAGATCGTTGCCGACGCGGTGGTCGAATTTTTCGCCGAGCCGCGTAACGTCAAGGCGCTCGGCGAACTCTTGCGCGAGATCGAGGTGAAACCGGCCGAACAGCCGCGCAAGAGTTCGCCGGTGTCCGACAAGACCGTGGTGTTCACGGGCTCACTGACCAAATTTACCCGCGACGAAGCCAAGGCGGTGGCGGAGCGTCTCGGCGCCAAGGTCGCGGGCTCGGTGTCGAAGAAGACCGATTATGTCGTCGCCGGCGAGGACGCCGGCTCAAAACTCGCCAAGGCGCGCGAGCTCGGCGTGGCTGTCTTGACCGAGGACGAGTGGCTGGAGTTGATCGGGGAGTAG
- the recN gene encoding DNA repair protein RecN codes for MLARLSIRDIVLIERLDIEFSRGLAVLTGETGAGKSILLDAFALALGGRGDSGLVRHGVEQGQVTATFDVPKGHPATKILSENGLDDTGEMILRRVQLADGRTRAFINDQSISVQTLKAVGAALVEIHGQHDERALVDASTHRQLLDAFAGLEKEVATLETLWEARRTANTALEAHRASMERAAREADYLRHAADELKALRPKDGEEAALAERRTTMMQGEKIASDLREALDAVGGNHSPVPSLAAAVRRLERRAGNLPHLVEPAVKAIDIAINAMEEAEQHLNAALAAADFDPAELERIEERLFALRAASRKYSTPVDGLAALAAKYASDVALIDAGAGQLKKLEAAADEADKVYGAAAEKLSAARTKSADKLNKAVNAELAPLKLERAKFMTQVESDANAPGPQGIDRVEFWVQTNPGTKAGPMMKVASGGELSRFLLALKVVLSDRGSAPTLVFDEIDTGVGGAVADAIGARLARLAGKVQVMAVTHAPQVAARASQHLLISKDALDKGKRVATRVNALAADLRREEIARMLAGAEITAEARAAADRLLKAATA; via the coding sequence ATGCTGGCGCGTCTGTCGATCCGTGACATCGTCCTGATCGAACGGCTCGATATCGAGTTCTCCCGTGGCCTCGCGGTGCTGACCGGTGAAACCGGCGCGGGCAAATCCATCCTGCTCGATGCGTTCGCGCTGGCGCTCGGCGGCCGCGGCGATTCGGGGCTGGTTCGCCACGGCGTCGAACAAGGCCAGGTCACCGCGACCTTCGATGTGCCCAAGGGCCATCCGGCAACAAAGATCCTTTCCGAGAACGGCCTCGACGATACCGGCGAAATGATTCTGCGCCGCGTCCAGCTCGCCGACGGCCGCACCCGCGCTTTCATCAACGACCAATCGATCTCGGTGCAGACGCTGAAAGCGGTGGGCGCAGCGCTGGTCGAGATCCACGGCCAGCATGACGAGCGCGCGCTGGTCGATGCCTCGACGCACCGCCAGTTGCTCGACGCCTTCGCAGGGCTCGAGAAGGAAGTCGCGACACTGGAGACGCTGTGGGAAGCGCGGCGCACCGCCAACACCGCGCTCGAGGCGCATCGCGCCAGCATGGAGCGCGCGGCGCGCGAGGCGGATTATCTCCGCCACGCCGCGGACGAATTGAAGGCGCTGCGGCCCAAGGACGGCGAGGAGGCCGCTTTGGCCGAACGCCGCACCACCATGATGCAGGGCGAGAAGATCGCCAGCGATCTGCGCGAGGCGCTGGACGCCGTCGGCGGCAACCATTCGCCGGTGCCGTCATTGGCGGCCGCGGTGCGCCGGCTGGAACGCCGCGCCGGCAATCTGCCGCATCTGGTCGAGCCGGCCGTGAAGGCGATCGATATCGCCATCAATGCGATGGAAGAAGCCGAGCAGCATCTCAACGCCGCGCTGGCCGCCGCCGATTTCGATCCGGCGGAACTGGAGCGGATCGAGGAGCGGCTGTTTGCCTTGCGCGCCGCCTCGCGCAAATATTCGACGCCGGTCGATGGGCTGGCGGCGCTCGCCGCTAAATACGCTTCGGACGTCGCGCTGATCGATGCCGGCGCCGGCCAGTTGAAGAAACTGGAAGCGGCGGCTGATGAGGCCGACAAAGTCTATGGTGCCGCGGCGGAAAAACTCTCCGCGGCGCGGACCAAGTCCGCCGACAAGCTCAACAAGGCGGTGAATGCCGAACTGGCGCCACTCAAACTCGAACGCGCCAAGTTCATGACCCAGGTCGAGAGTGACGCCAACGCGCCGGGGCCGCAGGGCATCGATCGCGTCGAGTTCTGGGTGCAGACCAATCCCGGCACCAAGGCTGGACCGATGATGAAGGTCGCCTCCGGCGGCGAACTGTCGCGGTTTCTGCTGGCGCTCAAGGTGGTGCTGTCCGATCGCGGTTCGGCGCCCACGCTGGTGTTCGACGAAATCGATACCGGCGTCGGCGGCGCGGTGGCGGATGCCATTGGTGCGCGGCTGGCGCGGCTGGCCGGCAAGGTTCAGGTGATGGCGGTGACCCATGCCCCGCAGGTCGCGGCCCGCGCCAGCCAGCATCTGTTGATTTCCAAGGACGCGCTGGACAAGGGCAAGCGCGTCGCCACCCGCGTCAACGCGCTCGCCGCCGACCTCCGCCGCGAGGAAATCGCCCGCATGCTGGCCGGCGCCGAGATCACCGCCGAGGCGCGCGCCGCGGCGGACCGGCTGCTGAAGGCCGCGACGGCTTAG
- a CDS encoding outer membrane protein assembly factor BamD, with product MSAQRMTLEPRKSSGTSGFSGSLVRTLRLAGGLIALAIPLSGCGTGALWDKFTAKDDTFVEEPADKLYNEGLYLMNQRKDNKAASKKFEEVDRQHPYSDWARKSLLMSAYAFYNSGDYDNCIGAATRYVTLHPGSPDSAYAQYLIAASHYDQIPDISRDQGRTEKAIAALEEVIRKYPTSEYATSAKAKLEGARDQLAGKEMDVGRYYIEKRDYTAAINRFKTVVTRYQTTRHVEEALARLTEAYMAIGIVGEAQTAAAVLGHNFPDSRWYKDAYNLVKSGGLEPSENQGSYISRAFKKIGLG from the coding sequence ATGTCGGCACAGCGTATGACGCTCGAACCACGCAAGTCATCCGGCACCTCCGGCTTTAGCGGGTCCTTGGTCCGCACGCTGCGGCTGGCGGGGGGATTGATCGCGCTGGCCATTCCCTTGAGCGGATGCGGCACCGGCGCGCTGTGGGACAAGTTCACCGCCAAGGACGACACCTTCGTCGAGGAACCCGCGGACAAGCTCTACAATGAGGGCTTGTACCTGATGAACCAGCGCAAGGATAACAAGGCGGCGTCGAAGAAATTCGAGGAAGTCGATCGCCAGCATCCTTATTCCGACTGGGCGCGCAAATCGCTGCTGATGTCGGCCTATGCGTTCTACAATTCCGGCGACTATGACAACTGCATCGGTGCGGCGACCCGTTACGTCACGCTGCATCCCGGCAGCCCCGATTCGGCTTACGCGCAGTACCTGATCGCGGCGTCGCATTACGACCAGATTCCGGATATTTCCCGCGACCAGGGCCGCACCGAGAAGGCGATCGCGGCGCTGGAAGAGGTGATTCGCAAATATCCGACCTCGGAATACGCCACCTCCGCCAAGGCCAAGCTGGAAGGCGCGCGCGACCAGCTCGCCGGCAAGGAAATGGACGTCGGCCGCTATTACATCGAAAAGCGCGACTACACCGCCGCCATCAACCGCTTCAAGACCGTGGTCACCCGCTACCAGACCACGCGGCATGTCGAGGAAGCGCTGGCCCGGCTCACCGAGGCCTATATGGCGATCGGCATCGTCGGCGAGGCGCAGACCGCGGCGGCCGTCCTTGGCCACAATTTTCCTGACAGCCGCTGGTACAAGGACGCCTATAATCTTGTAAAGTCCGGTGGTCTCGAGCCGAGCGAGAATCAGGGTTCCTACATTTCCAGGGCCTTCAAGAAGATAGGCCTCGGCTAG
- the lpxC gene encoding UDP-3-O-acyl-N-acetylglucosamine deacetylase has translation MKFSRQTTLRSQATVTGVGVHSGLPVNLTIGPAPIDAGFIFVRTGLEDADREVPAVAASVIATDLATVLGDSDGPLVSTAEHVLAALRGMGVDNAIIEVDGPEVPIMDGSAAAFVAAIDQAGIVTQSATRRFIQVLKPVQVAIGDSFGELRPHANGFRAEVEIDFANPAIGRQNFAFDLSAESFRREVSRARTFGFMNEVARLWNAGFARGASFENTVVFDEARLHNAEGLRFADECVRHKVLDVIGDLALAGLPLQGVFRSVRGGHKLNHAVLTALLADHSAWRVVEAEPARRSRGHVEAGAGMVGGMIAPAYGPDVS, from the coding sequence ATGAAATTCAGCCGCCAAACCACGCTTCGGTCGCAAGCCACCGTGACGGGCGTCGGCGTACATTCGGGTCTTCCCGTTAATCTCACCATTGGACCTGCACCGATCGATGCAGGTTTTATTTTTGTCCGCACCGGTCTCGAAGACGCCGACCGCGAAGTTCCGGCCGTGGCGGCATCCGTCATCGCCACCGACCTCGCGACCGTTCTCGGCGATAGCGACGGTCCGCTGGTTTCCACCGCCGAACACGTGCTCGCAGCCTTGCGCGGCATGGGCGTCGACAACGCCATCATCGAAGTCGATGGGCCCGAAGTTCCGATCATGGACGGAAGTGCTGCGGCTTTCGTCGCTGCCATCGATCAGGCCGGTATCGTCACCCAGTCCGCCACCCGCCGTTTCATCCAGGTGCTGAAGCCGGTGCAGGTGGCGATCGGCGACAGTTTTGGCGAGTTGCGCCCCCATGCAAACGGGTTCCGCGCCGAAGTCGAAATCGATTTCGCCAATCCCGCGATCGGCCGCCAGAATTTTGCCTTCGACCTCAGCGCGGAAAGCTTCCGCCGCGAAGTGTCGCGCGCCCGCACCTTCGGTTTCATGAACGAAGTGGCGCGGCTCTGGAACGCCGGCTTCGCCCGCGGCGCGTCCTTTGAGAATACCGTGGTGTTCGACGAAGCCCGCCTGCACAACGCCGAAGGCCTGCGCTTCGCCGATGAATGCGTCCGTCACAAGGTGCTCGACGTGATCGGCGATCTCGCGCTGGCCGGTCTGCCGCTGCAGGGCGTCTTCCGCTCGGTACGTGGCGGCCACAAGCTCAATCATGCCGTGCTGACGGCCCTCTTGGCCGATCACAGCGCCTGGCGGGTGGTCGAAGCCGAACCGGCGCGCCGTTCCCGCGGCCATGTCGAGGCAGGTGCTGGCATGGTCGGCGGCATGATCGCCCCGGCCTACGGCCCGGATGTGTCCTGA
- the ftsZ gene encoding cell division protein FtsZ: MALNLTPPDISELKPRITVFGVGGAGGNAVNNMITAGLQGVDFVVANTDAQALTMSKAQRIVQMGTQVTQGLGAGSQPDVGAAAAQEVIDELRDHLTGANMVFVTAGMGGGTGTGAAPVIAKTARDMGILTVGVVTKPFHFEGQRRMRTAEAGIAELHKVVDTLLIIPNQNLFRVANEKTTFADAFAMADQVLYSGVACITDLMVKEGLINLDFADVRAVMKEMGKAMMGTGEATGEKRALTAAEAAIANPLIDDSSMKGARGLLISITGGKDLTLFEVDEAATRIREEVDQDANIIVGATFDESLDGIIRVSVVATGIEQALIARNQTPAAVATPVATSAPDSRLAELTARLRADNARMAERAQKLEPAAQAAPAPAQAQQRQSSNVERAALAAIAAAVAAPEASQQAPLQSASYGDVTVRPIAQKPTLFPDHHDAPRVEAAEPVMPETFIPQAAERPPARSPRMPKFEDLPMPAQAEIRQARGDAEEEHPQKTRLSLLQRLANVGLGRRDEETEPPIAARASGPSMSPLPPLPERKPQRTVAQQMSENQPVSEYARRPAPQGLDTHGRPTPVAAAPQGDDHLDIPAFLRRQAN; this comes from the coding sequence ATGGCACTCAATCTGACACCCCCTGACATCAGCGAGCTGAAACCGCGGATTACCGTCTTCGGCGTCGGTGGCGCAGGCGGCAATGCCGTCAACAACATGATCACTGCCGGGTTGCAGGGTGTCGACTTCGTCGTCGCCAACACCGACGCGCAGGCGCTGACCATGTCGAAGGCGCAGCGCATCGTGCAGATGGGCACCCAGGTCACGCAAGGCCTCGGTGCCGGATCGCAGCCCGACGTCGGTGCGGCCGCAGCCCAGGAAGTCATCGATGAGCTCCGCGACCATCTCACCGGCGCCAACATGGTGTTCGTCACCGCCGGCATGGGCGGCGGCACCGGCACTGGCGCCGCTCCCGTCATCGCCAAGACCGCGCGCGACATGGGCATCCTCACCGTCGGCGTGGTGACCAAGCCGTTCCACTTCGAAGGCCAGCGCCGCATGCGCACCGCCGAAGCCGGCATTGCCGAGCTGCACAAGGTGGTCGACACGCTCCTGATCATCCCGAACCAGAACCTGTTCCGGGTCGCCAACGAAAAGACCACCTTCGCCGACGCCTTCGCGATGGCCGACCAGGTGCTGTATTCGGGCGTCGCCTGCATCACCGACCTGATGGTCAAGGAAGGCCTGATCAATCTCGACTTCGCCGACGTGAGGGCGGTGATGAAGGAGATGGGCAAGGCGATGATGGGTACCGGCGAAGCCACCGGCGAGAAGCGCGCGCTGACCGCGGCTGAAGCTGCGATCGCCAACCCGCTGATCGACGATAGCTCGATGAAGGGTGCGCGCGGCCTGCTGATCTCGATCACCGGCGGCAAGGACCTGACCCTGTTCGAAGTCGACGAAGCCGCCACGCGCATTCGCGAGGAAGTCGACCAGGACGCCAACATCATCGTCGGCGCCACCTTCGACGAGAGCCTCGACGGTATCATCCGCGTCTCGGTCGTCGCCACCGGCATCGAACAGGCGTTGATCGCCCGCAACCAGACACCGGCTGCGGTCGCAACCCCGGTTGCGACCTCGGCCCCCGACAGCCGTCTGGCCGAACTGACTGCACGGCTGCGCGCCGACAATGCGCGGATGGCCGAACGCGCCCAGAAGCTCGAACCCGCGGCTCAGGCGGCTCCGGCTCCGGCACAGGCGCAGCAGCGCCAGTCCAGCAACGTCGAACGTGCGGCTTTGGCCGCGATTGCCGCCGCCGTCGCTGCGCCCGAAGCGTCGCAGCAGGCGCCGCTGCAGTCCGCCTCCTACGGCGACGTCACGGTTCGCCCAATCGCCCAGAAGCCGACCTTGTTCCCGGATCACCACGACGCCCCCCGGGTCGAGGCTGCCGAGCCGGTGATGCCCGAAACCTTTATTCCGCAGGCGGCCGAACGTCCGCCGGCACGTTCGCCGCGGATGCCGAAGTTCGAGGACCTTCCGATGCCGGCGCAGGCCGAAATCCGGCAGGCCCGCGGCGACGCCGAGGAAGAGCATCCGCAGAAGACCCGGCTGTCGCTGCTGCAGCGGCTCGCCAATGTCGGCCTCGGCCGCCGCGACGAAGAGACCGAGCCGCCGATCGCGGCCCGCGCCTCCGGCCCTTCGATGTCGCCGCTGCCGCCGCTCCCCGAGCGCAAACCGCAGCGCACCGTCGCGCAGCAAATGTCAGAGAATCAGCCGGTATCGGAGTATGCAAGGCGGCCCGCACCGCAAGGTTTGGACACCCACGGCCGCCCAACACCTGTTGCAGCGGCGCCACAGGGCGACGACCATCTTGATATCCCGGCCTTCCTGCGCCGGCAGGCCAACTGA
- the ftsA gene encoding cell division protein FtsA, with protein sequence MTGLDRTQTPKTRPMDQKRTALVASLDIGTSKIACMIARLKPCPPNDALRGRSHAVELIGYSQIQSRGVKSGSVVDLAECEQAVRQAVSMAERMAKVRVESVLLSVSGGRLQGQLVEAAADIKGGSVTSDDVTRVTSTGMRHATGEGRTVLHALPVGYALDGVKGIRDPRGMVARQFGIDMNVVTADATVARNLMLVVERCHLNVEAMAASPYVAALSVLTDDEADLGAAVVEMGAGSTTIATFSGGRFVHASGFAVGGQHITMDLARGVGACIADAERIKTLYGTVLTGGSDARELMSVPTSGDERDAPQIVSRATIANIVRHRAEEIFEMIRDRLADSPFAAEPKARVVLSGGASQLTGTVELATRILNRPVRIGRPLGFGRLPSEAKSASFAVPAGLLVYPQYAHLEHVEPRHTRQVRTGTDGYFGKVGRWLREGF encoded by the coding sequence ATGACCGGCCTCGATCGCACCCAGACCCCGAAGACGCGGCCGATGGACCAGAAGCGCACCGCGCTGGTGGCTTCCCTCGATATCGGCACCAGCAAGATCGCCTGCATGATCGCGCGGCTGAAGCCGTGCCCGCCCAACGATGCCCTGCGCGGCCGCAGCCATGCGGTCGAACTGATCGGCTACAGCCAGATCCAGTCGCGCGGCGTCAAGTCGGGCTCGGTGGTCGATCTCGCCGAATGCGAGCAGGCGGTACGCCAGGCGGTTTCGATGGCCGAACGCATGGCCAAGGTTCGGGTCGAGTCAGTCTTGCTGTCGGTTTCCGGCGGCCGGCTGCAGGGCCAACTGGTCGAGGCCGCCGCCGACATCAAGGGCGGCTCGGTTACCTCGGACGACGTCACCCGCGTCACCTCGACCGGAATGCGCCACGCCACCGGCGAGGGCCGCACCGTGCTGCATGCGCTGCCGGTCGGCTACGCGCTCGACGGCGTCAAGGGCATCCGCGACCCCCGGGGCATGGTGGCGCGGCAGTTCGGCATCGACATGAATGTGGTGACGGCGGACGCCACCGTCGCCCGCAACCTGATGCTGGTGGTCGAACGCTGCCATCTCAACGTCGAGGCCATGGCGGCGTCGCCTTATGTCGCGGCTCTTTCGGTCCTGACCGACGACGAAGCCGATTTGGGCGCCGCCGTGGTCGAAATGGGCGCCGGATCGACCACAATCGCGACCTTTTCCGGTGGCCGCTTCGTCCATGCCAGTGGTTTTGCGGTCGGCGGGCAGCACATCACGATGGATCTTGCACGTGGTGTCGGCGCATGCATTGCGGATGCCGAGCGAATCAAGACGTTATACGGCACAGTGCTGACCGGCGGGTCGGACGCGCGCGAGTTGATGTCCGTACCGACGTCAGGCGACGAACGTGACGCGCCGCAGATCGTATCGCGGGCCACGATCGCAAACATCGTTCGGCATCGCGCCGAGGAGATTTTTGAAATGATCCGGGACCGGCTCGCGGATTCTCCCTTTGCGGCAGAGCCGAAGGCGCGGGTTGTCTTGAGCGGCGGCGCGTCCCAGCTCACCGGCACCGTCGAGCTCGCCACCCGTATCCTCAACCGGCCGGTCCGGATCGGCCGTCCGCTCGGTTTCGGCCGGCTGCCCAGCGAGGCCAAGAGCGCCTCGTTCGCGGTACCTGCGGGCCTTCTGGTCTATCCGCAATACGCTCATCTTGAACATGTCGAACCGCGGCATACGCGGCAGGTCAGGACAGGGACTGACGGCTATTTCGGAAAGGTCGGACGATGGCTTCGCGAGGGGTTCTGA
- a CDS encoding cell division protein FtsQ/DivIB gives MDGAGRLARSLRSLRPQADLKAAAIGAVVLLREWLGLRARIKAPIDRTPPNRIILWLERTLPSRTGVILTVLMLLGSAGLGIVKGGHLDDFTAALSDTRNALANSAGFRITTVAINGRKQLSQDEVLAIGGVNGRSSLLFLDAATVRDKLKANPWISDATILKFYPGQLQIDIVERSAFALWQQDGRLSVISEDGAVLEPFVARRFVSLPLVVGKGADSKARDFLALLDRYPQVRSVTKAAVFVGERRWNLRLKDGLDIRLPENDVGNALAVLTKLDKDDKLFSRDITAVDMRLPDRLTVQLSEDAAKARDELFKDKKTKKKAGDA, from the coding sequence ATGGATGGTGCAGGACGCCTCGCTCGATCACTGAGATCGCTGAGGCCCCAAGCTGACCTGAAAGCCGCCGCCATTGGAGCGGTGGTGCTGCTGCGCGAGTGGCTGGGCCTTCGTGCCCGCATTAAGGCTCCGATCGATCGCACGCCGCCAAACCGGATCATTTTGTGGCTGGAGCGCACCCTTCCGAGCCGCACCGGCGTCATTCTGACCGTGCTGATGCTGCTCGGCAGTGCCGGCCTCGGAATCGTCAAGGGCGGCCATCTCGACGATTTCACGGCAGCGCTCAGCGATACCCGCAATGCGCTGGCCAATTCGGCCGGGTTCCGCATCACCACCGTTGCCATCAACGGCCGCAAGCAACTGAGCCAGGACGAGGTGCTCGCGATCGGCGGCGTCAACGGCCGTTCCTCGCTGCTGTTCCTCGACGCCGCCACCGTGCGCGACAAGCTCAAGGCCAATCCGTGGATATCAGACGCCACCATTCTGAAATTCTATCCCGGCCAGCTCCAGATCGACATCGTCGAGCGCTCGGCGTTCGCGTTGTGGCAGCAGGACGGCCGCCTGTCGGTGATCTCCGAGGACGGTGCGGTGCTGGAACCATTCGTGGCGCGGCGCTTCGTTTCGCTGCCGCTGGTGGTGGGCAAGGGCGCCGACAGCAAGGCGCGTGATTTCCTCGCGCTGCTGGACCGTTACCCGCAGGTCCGTTCCGTGACCAAGGCCGCGGTCTTCGTTGGCGAACGGCGCTGGAATTTGCGGCTCAAGGACGGGCTCGATATTCGTCTGCCGGAGAACGACGTCGGCAACGCGCTGGCGGTCCTGACCAAGCTCGACAAGGACGACAAACTGTTCTCGCGCGACATCACAGCCGTCGACATGCGGCTGCCGGACCGCTTGACGGTGCAACTGTCCGAGGACGCGGCCAAGGCCCGCGACGAACTGTTCAAGGACAAGAAGACCAAGAAAAAGGCCGGTGACGCATGA